In one Nicotiana sylvestris chromosome 8, ASM39365v2, whole genome shotgun sequence genomic region, the following are encoded:
- the LOC138875054 gene encoding uncharacterized protein, with protein MYTAAKKTSKFTITHGKRIRQVLEKDNITFVDVDAYGVIIPHNDALVLSLLVHDTNVKWILINPGSSINIILLRVVNEMQADDKLVHKARTLSGFDNSSVVTKGEIMITTFAKGTIKDTKFQVIDTDIAYNMILGRPWIHEMDVIPSTLHHVIKFPFQWGIRQIHGDQQASRSINSVVDSSIKNDIADKK; from the coding sequence ATGTATACGGCTGCAAAAAAGACGTCAAAATTTACAATCACCCACGGAAAGAGAATTCGCCAAGTTTTGGAAAAAGACAACATAACGTTTGTTGATGTAGATGCATATGGTGTGATTAtccctcacaatgatgcactggtgttatctttacttgtacatgatactaatgtgaaatggATTTTGATTAATCCAGGTAGCTCTATAAATATCATTCTATTAAGAGTGGTAAACGAGATGCAAGCCGATGATAAATTGGTGCACAAAGCACGTACCttatctggatttgacaattcgAGCGTTGTTACAAAAGGGGAGATAATGATAACCACATTTGCAAAAGGAACAATCAAAGATAcgaaatttcaagtgatagatacGGACATAGCGTATAATATGAttctcggcagaccttggattcatgagaTGGATGTCATTCCGTCTACTTTACATCATGTTATTAAGTTCCCTTTTCAATGGGGAATTAGGCAAATCCATGGTGACCAACAGGCTTCTAGAAGTATCAATTCAGTGGTGGATTCAAGCATAAAAAATGATATTGCAGACAAAAAATAG